GCCCTCTTCAACATCACAATGCCACCAAGAGGAGACTCACGTACATCTGGCTGCACCTGCACCTGCACATACATACATACGAGTTATCCACTTTAAATATATTGTACTAATTAAGAATTACGCATTCGTTCCATCTACATACAATATATAGCAAAAGGTGCAGGTTGTTTCCTTTCCCCAATTACAGTCTAAAATACTAGTTTGTTTATGTACGTACTCTTGTTGAAAGGAAAAACGAAAAATTAGTGCAAAAGTAAGCACGCTTAGTTTTTACAGATGAAGAACGATTCTTGCTGAAAGATTGGACATCAAATTAGATcattgtccttttttttttttgagtagaTGACATAAATACCATAAATATTAGATCATTGTATGTAAGTGAAATCGCTTTCAAATTATTGGAGAAAATACTACAATATGAAATGAAACTCCAAAATAAAAGGCTTACACTTGATAGAGAAGGCTTACGCTTGACACAGAGGAAAACGTGAAGGAGAATGACCGTTGGAATTAATTTAGGATTAATTGTATAATTGGATTGGGTTTGTAGAATTAATTCCTATACTAACTAAATGTAGAATAATGAGTTTATATATTAAAGCCATTCATGCTACTATCAATGACTTCATTTCTTCTGGCAGAGAGTTTTTAAAAAGGTGCACTGATTAGTTGTGATGGTTGGGCTTAAATATGGTAATAATTCAATTTCTATTTGATAGAAAATAGAGCTTATTGTACATCTTTACATTGCCAAAAAGATTTCTGTATTTACATGATTTGTTAGTTTACATATTTAAAGACTTTGGGATCTAGAAATTAAGGAAGCAAAAATTCATTATTTCTTCATTCCTGAGTGCACTAATACACAAACTAGAGAAAAATTTGTGCACTCGAGATCATTAGTATAATTTAATgaagaataaaatcaaagtaaTCAATAGTGTTATAGTATGATTGACAACTACAAAAGCCAAAGTGTCAAAAGAAAGGGAAtttacaagaaaaagaaaactcAAATTCCCATAATAAACAATGTTATCGTCTATTATCGTAAAGTAACATGTAAGAGTCATAATGTAAGAGATATTTTGGAAGGTCAACAAGGCAATTCCATCTCCTTTTTATGATGAATAGGCAATTCAGGAGCACGATACCTCACGTATCTATAGAAACTTACACCAAGGCACAAGATCAAAGCACCAGCTAACAATTCTTCGTTCAACTTGAGAACAAGTACCACCATTGCTAACCCGAGATATACATCTCTTAATCCAATATCATAGGCGGCGTGCATGAAGTGAGCAAATGTGTAGAAATATGTGGTGCAGGATAGCAGCAGAAGTACGTACTTCAGATAGTAGTACTTCAAAAGGAGGCGCAAGGTTGCTGCAACTATCATCGGAATGATCTCGAGCATAAATTTGGCCTTGGCACCAATTAACCGGAAAGGCGACATCTCGCGATGCCAATAAAGAATAGAGTACAACACGGTTAAATGAAAACCAGCAagacttaaaagaaaaataaagtgggTAACCTCATCAGGTACAATAAAAAGGCAAAAGCAAGCCCATGTACAGAAAAGGGGAATGCTACTAAAAAGAATCCACCACCAATCATTACCCATTATGAGAGGATCTGCAAGAAACACAATAAGAACTTATTTAGCATCTCGAATTAGGACAGCACAAAACCGGGCACACCAAGACTAAACAACATGCACAACTAGTGTCAAAAACTAAAAACGAGAAACTTCTATTGTCTCCAAACCATCAGCAAAGAAATTAGTGGCATTGATCTGTAACACCGCGAACTTCCTATTagaatttgaatattttttgtacgtGTATAAGCCCCAAACTCGATGAGCTAAAAGTGTTAAGATCAATTTCATAGTGTAGTGAGTGCTTTTGAtgtgaatcatggtcataagAAACATCTAGTGTAAAGTTGAATTGAGAGTTTTACGATCGATTTAGTTTTAGCATACGATCTTATAccagtcaacttcaaacgagcatttCTCCTAGAATATGAAGAGTTACGTGGCCCATTACTTATTAAAttaaaggtctttgagtcttctttccaacgtcACCGATTTCACAATGTCAGGGAGCTGGACCTCCACTATATCTCTGTATCATGGAGGTCGGATTCTGCGATTTTAGCATGGCAGAAAGATTCTGTCCAGCGGCAAATCCTTCTATTTTCTTACACGTCTTTAAGGGTCTTATGGTCTTTTCCTTACCCAAAACTATCCCCCAACCTAAACAAAACCTTTCTAAATTCCTAAGGCAGGATTTTACCAACATAAATATTACTCTTCTCCCCAAAGGCTTCAAGATCTCAAAAACTCTTAGGGTTCAAGCTCAAGGTTCCTCCATAAGAACTCTTGCTAAGTTCTTGTCAAAAAGGTATGTAAGCAACTATTTTTAAAGTATCTTTTTGAATATATAATCTCTTAACCGTATGTATGTTTATCTATCTCAAATATTGAAGATaaagttgaaattttattttaaatttatgggATGAGCATAAACTTGTGACGAAACTCTTTTCTTAAGGTATACTTTGACTATTTGGCAAATTGAATTAAGAGAGATCACTTTAATTGTTTTCTTTACCTCCACATGTGTTAAATGAAATGTTTTGGGTCGACGTATCCTTATTACTTGAACAAGAATTATGTTATGTTAACGTTATGATGAAATATGAATGGGTTGACCTATGCTAAACTGTTTTGCacatgattttgagaaattttggctCCTAAATGGTTAAAGGATTTCCTAAATGGTTTTGATTGATATTCAAGGATCATCTTCTACTTGATTTTGCTTGATGGGCATATGAAATTAATGACAGACTGATAGACCTTATGGTTATATGGAAGATGAAAtagatgacttgcaagtcttggtacaaCGATATCAACGATAAATTATACCCTTAATAGAAATTAAATGCTGTAATGGTGTTTGATAGTTTTAAGATGATAAAATATAGGCTTAAAGAGAATAAGATAATTAATCGAGAAGGTAGGAATCCTAATGGCTCAACACCCGAAACCTGTGTTTTGCAGACATAGGAATGGTTCGATCCTTAATTGGACGACCTTATGATTTCCTCTACAAGGATGATTGTGCTAGACAGACAGATCTAATCTCAATTCATACGACAAACATAGATTGGAGCTTAGCCGGTCGAGCGTTGATTGGATCCACATAGCTCGTGGTGTTTCACAGAAGTCATGAGTACCATCTAGTTCAGAACTAAAGAACAGAAAAACTTTGTTTAAAGTCACTACTGATATATATGTAATCCTTGATGTTCGATTTCTACTATAATGACTATTTCTCCTGTAAAACATATCTCATTCTGCTCTctatataccaatacattcaacgTATTAACCGTCTCTGGGTGTTACATCGTCTTATGATTTAGATTCGGAGACTTCTTGTGGCCCTATGCAGTTCAAGGTTCATCTCAGACGGATttacccccccaccccccaccccccaccccagcGGGGTACACCAGCCCTCCCCCAACCTCGGCCTGCAGCCAACCACCCGCCgctccgtctccagcagccgcagctccaagcgtaatccggtgacttctaacctttgttattttcgttatttcatattccattttatttcattatttcatattccattcttagtattatgctagtagtagcccctgtaccttgacttgcgtggaatttgtggacattgtctgttgtctgttgttgctgtggtcgtttcttccactgctttggattgggttattGGCTGGGAACCTGTATTTGGGGCGGTGGGTGTTGAGTCCGGGggtgtttgccccctaattgagtatagttttgtttcgggagtattcctttgaatttgtgtgagccttgtatttccttgctgctgatttgatactaccaccgtgtatatctgtatattttcctatactttcgtgtagttgtggctgtgggcggtaatgggtggatagggtcatgtccgagggggttgggtagtggggccgtggtgggggcgggggatgaggagagggcgggagtgggagggggggccaaggtttggccgcggggggtagtggagggcgggacggtaggctgagggttgggtcttggaatatagggacccttcagggtaagtccatagagcttgtgaagattcttagaaagaggaggatcaacattgcgtgtgtccaagagaccaagtgggtagggtctagggctagggatgtggatggttacaagctgtggtactctgggagcgacaggcgtaggaatggaattggcatcttagtagatgaagagcttagaggtcaggtagtggaggtgaagaggatcaacgataggttgatgactattaagttggtcgttcgggggtttaccctgaacgtgtgtagtgcttatgcgccgcaagtgggatcggagggggaggagaagatgcggttttgggaggcttagGAGgacgtggtgagaggcgtgcctagttcggagaagattattgtagcaggggatttcaacgggcacatcggggcgctaccgggaggctttggtgacgtgcatggtggttttggttttggggagagaaatgacgagggggcgaccctactggagtttgcgagggcctttgggctggtggtggtgaactcgagtttcccgaagaagg
The Capsicum annuum cultivar UCD-10X-F1 chromosome 6, UCD10Xv1.1, whole genome shotgun sequence DNA segment above includes these coding regions:
- the LOC107875251 gene encoding uncharacterized protein LOC107875251 is translated as MGDVLPVRDSPLGGIVMVSAYHKCKRMLKRAVSILKMVRNPLAIDSRLGLDKATYENLIDPTRHPHHIPPDPLIMGNDWWWILFSSIPLFCTWACFCLFIVPDEVTHFIFLLSLAGFHLTVLYSILYWHREMSPFRLIGAKAKFMLEIIPMIVAATLRLLLKYYYLKYVLLLLSCTTYFYTFAHFMHAAYDIGLRDVYLGLAMVVLVLKLNEELLAGALILCLGVSFYRYVRYRAPELPIHHKKEMELPC